From Helicobacter macacae MIT 99-5501, a single genomic window includes:
- a CDS encoding alanine/glycine:cation symporter family protein codes for MQNLYDLFGTLVGEASGFLYTYWLVFALILCGLYLTIATRFIQVRFLRDVFGVLKERSEKEHISPFGALMISTASRVGIGNIVGVSVAIASGGSGALFWMWVSAIVGGASAFVESTLAQVYKRRVGTHRYKGGPAYYIEQALGSRKLGVIFAISLIFCFAYGFNGLQAFTLTSSFEIFVGSEEFANGNITIFVGLILAILVSFFFFGDDSKSALISSILVPIMAFGYFAVALVVIGLNVDKIPLIFASVLQEAFNFSAIFGGFAGSAIVIGIKRGLYSNEAGMGSAPNAAAAAHTSHPAKQGMVQTLSVFIDTLIICTASAFMVLCSSIDKAELKGMALMQAVMQGHFGTFGLIFVSVAIVLFAFTSLIGNYFYAEANFKFITENKVALQVFRFSAVVMVFVGAQLNLGLAWDLADIFMGLMASINIIVILLLSNIALKVLRDYESQKKAGKNPLFKAQSVGIHNTQCWK; via the coding sequence ATGCAGAATTTATATGATTTATTTGGCACTCTTGTGGGGGAAGCTAGCGGATTTTTATACACTTATTGGCTTGTGTTTGCACTGATTTTGTGCGGGCTGTATCTCACTATTGCTACGCGCTTTATCCAAGTGCGATTTTTGCGCGATGTATTTGGTGTGCTAAAAGAGCGGAGCGAAAAAGAGCATATCTCGCCCTTTGGTGCACTGATGATTTCTACTGCCTCTCGTGTAGGTATAGGCAATATCGTGGGTGTCTCTGTGGCGATTGCAAGTGGGGGGAGTGGTGCGCTATTTTGGATGTGGGTAAGCGCGATTGTGGGCGGGGCAAGTGCGTTTGTAGAATCCACTCTAGCACAAGTCTATAAGCGCAGGGTTGGCACTCATCGCTACAAAGGCGGTCCTGCATACTACATAGAGCAAGCACTAGGCTCGCGCAAGCTAGGCGTTATCTTTGCTATTTCACTCATTTTTTGCTTTGCCTATGGATTCAATGGCTTGCAGGCTTTTACGCTTACCTCGTCATTTGAGATTTTCGTAGGTAGCGAAGAGTTTGCAAATGGTAATATTACGATTTTTGTGGGGCTTATTTTGGCGATTTTGGTGTCGTTTTTCTTTTTTGGCGATGATAGCAAATCCGCGCTTATCTCTTCAATCCTAGTGCCTATAATGGCGTTTGGCTACTTCGCAGTCGCCCTTGTAGTCATCGGGCTAAATGTCGATAAAATCCCACTTATCTTTGCTAGCGTATTACAAGAAGCGTTTAATTTTAGTGCGATATTTGGAGGGTTTGCAGGGAGCGCAATCGTTATCGGCATAAAGCGCGGGCTTTACTCAAATGAAGCGGGTATGGGCTCTGCGCCAAATGCCGCAGCCGCTGCGCACACTAGCCACCCTGCAAAGCAAGGAATGGTGCAAACGCTCTCCGTATTTATCGATACCTTGATTATCTGCACGGCAAGCGCGTTTATGGTGCTATGCTCTAGCATAGATAAAGCCGAGCTAAAAGGAATGGCTCTAATGCAAGCCGTGATGCAAGGGCATTTTGGCACATTTGGGCTGATTTTTGTAAGTGTGGCAATCGTGCTTTTTGCCTTTACCTCGCTTATCGGCAACTATTTCTACGCGGAGGCAAATTTCAAATTTATCACCGAGAATAAGGTTGCTTTGCAGGTGTTTAGATTTAGCGCGGTGGTAATGGTGTTTGTCGGTGCACAGCTAAATCTAGGCTTGGCTTGGGATTTGGCAGATATTTTTATGGGGCTTATGGCTAGCATAAATATCATAGTGATTTTGCTCCTTAGCAATATCGCACTAAAGGTTTTGCGCGACTATGAGTCGCAGAAAAAGGCAGGGAAAAATCCTCTCTTTAAGGCACAAAGTGTGGGAATCCACAACACGCAATGCTGGAAGTGA
- a CDS encoding divergent polysaccharide deacetylase family protein, with protein sequence MMRFSKSISTILVGLFLAGIGLYAYKFYENDTVVKREKIQAQKEAKKQDDSKNEAQSAESSGWQNIFEKAQNIVTSSVSSAKNAITSHKKPYLAIIMDDIAYPRQFEELQKLGLKITPSFFPVSYYSPQTAKLAAKSEFYMVHLPLESMSVQSPKFEWMRVNMDISKIQEIIAKIKKDFPKLEYINNHTGSKFSSSFRDMQRLLYVLDLYGIDFVDSRTSANTQAPRIYDESRRELLSRDVFLDNEQSVPYINYQIHQAIETAKQKGYAIAICHPHSATFRALREAKSTLQNEVNLVYIKDLPLAKSNRPRLQIALDDKTKSKINPKLFEGVPNSRYAKIDDSMFAESKREKSHPQVAPKDSSPSVAKQAGFSKTSTQTSEVAQMEKYTNSNNSIKSQAGVLSTSKTPPTSTRSSSQPTKAYPQHLAQSPAPKPQTPQRRYTPPAPPKSAPYSVCSGDELEAFVSGCGGSNDMGQSVREYQRNQKNTDNFLSVQMCKDAGGKWQNGKCQSSKNAHSFHSQSISIEGF encoded by the coding sequence ATGATGCGATTTAGCAAAAGCATAAGCACGATTCTTGTCGGCTTGTTTTTGGCAGGTATCGGGCTGTATGCGTATAAATTCTACGAAAACGACACTGTAGTCAAGCGAGAGAAAATCCAAGCCCAAAAAGAAGCCAAAAAACAAGATGATTCAAAAAATGAAGCACAGAGTGCAGAATCTAGTGGTTGGCAAAATATCTTTGAAAAAGCCCAAAATATCGTAACCTCTAGCGTAAGTAGCGCAAAAAATGCAATAACTAGCCACAAAAAACCATACCTCGCCATAATAATGGACGACATAGCATACCCTAGACAATTTGAGGAATTACAAAAGCTAGGGCTAAAAATCACACCCTCATTTTTCCCTGTGAGCTACTACTCACCACAAACAGCCAAGCTCGCGGCAAAAAGCGAATTTTATATGGTGCACTTACCACTAGAATCAATGAGTGTCCAAAGCCCCAAATTTGAGTGGATGCGCGTAAATATGGACATATCCAAAATCCAAGAGATTATCGCTAAAATCAAAAAAGACTTCCCCAAGCTAGAATATATCAACAACCACACAGGTAGCAAGTTTAGCTCAAGTTTTAGAGATATGCAGCGGCTACTTTATGTGCTTGATTTGTATGGGATTGATTTTGTGGATTCTCGCACGAGTGCAAACACACAAGCACCTAGAATCTATGATGAGAGCAGGAGAGAACTGCTAAGTAGAGATGTGTTTTTAGACAATGAACAATCCGTGCCATATATCAACTACCAAATCCACCAAGCCATAGAAACAGCCAAGCAAAAGGGCTATGCTATTGCGATTTGCCACCCACATTCTGCGACATTTCGTGCACTAAGGGAGGCAAAATCCACCCTCCAAAACGAAGTAAATCTAGTCTATATAAAAGACTTGCCACTTGCCAAATCCAATCGCCCACGACTACAAATCGCCCTAGATGACAAAACAAAATCCAAGATAAATCCAAAGCTTTTTGAAGGAGTGCCAAACTCACGCTATGCCAAAATCGATGATAGTATGTTTGCAGAGAGCAAAAGAGAAAAATCCCATCCCCAAGTCGCACCAAAAGATTCTAGCCCAAGTGTGGCAAAACAAGCGGGATTTAGCAAGACTTCTACCCAAACTTCAGAAGTAGCCCAAATGGAAAAATACACCAATTCAAATAACTCCATAAAGTCCCAAGCAGGTGTCCTAAGCACGAGCAAAACCCCACCCACAAGCACACGGTCAAGCTCACAACCCACAAAAGCATATCCACAGCACCTAGCCCAAAGCCCTGCACCAAAGCCACAAACTCCACAAAGGCGATATACTCCACCCGCACCGCCCAAATCCGCTCCTTACTCGGTGTGTTCAGGCGATGAGCTAGAAGCGTTTGTATCAGGCTGTGGTGGCTCAAATGATATGGGGCAAAGTGTGAGAGAATATCAAAGAAACCAAAAAAACACAGATAATTTCCTAAGTGTCCAGATGTGCAAAGACGCGGGTGGCAAATGGCAAAATGGCAAATGCCAAAGCTCCAAAAACGCACATTCTTTCCACTCTCAAAGCATCTCGATAGAGGGGTTTTAG
- the ruvX gene encoding Holliday junction resolvase RuvX — protein MSAQPKSSVIIACDVGLKRIGLATLLNGIVLPLEPIIRKNRNQAARDLREVLQMRGANKLIVGLPLYQHAQDINSQNPQKESQQTSQNPTDFSNAKSSIDFVDSSLDSSTNPTSVRIKHFIGLLDCASMCCEVVYVNEDFSSIIALENLSHTTKSARKKSTKDGRLDSLAACEILRRYLKISDANP, from the coding sequence ATGAGCGCACAGCCAAAATCTAGCGTGATTATCGCTTGTGATGTGGGGCTAAAGCGCATAGGGCTAGCCACACTCCTAAATGGCATAGTCTTGCCACTAGAGCCCATAATCCGCAAAAATCGCAACCAAGCAGCTAGAGATTTGCGCGAAGTGCTACAAATGCGCGGTGCAAATAAGCTAATCGTAGGACTTCCACTATATCAGCACGCACAAGATATAAACTCGCAAAATCCACAAAAAGAATCACAGCAAACATCACAAAACCCCACAGATTTTAGCAATGCAAAATCTAGCATAGATTTTGTAGACTCTAGCCTAGATTCTAGCACAAACCCCACTTCCGTGCGCATAAAGCACTTTATCGGGCTGCTAGATTGTGCTAGTATGTGCTGTGAGGTGGTGTATGTAAATGAGGACTTTAGCTCTATCATCGCCCTAGAAAACCTATCCCACACTACCAAATCCGCTCGCAAAAAATCAACCAAAGACGGCAGGCTAGATTCTCTAGCGGCGTGCGAAATCCTGCGCCGCTACCTTAAAATCAGCGATGCAAATCCATAA
- the minD gene encoding septum site-determining protein MinD, with amino-acid sequence MSEVITITSGKGGVGKSTATANIAVGLAQMGQKVVAVDFDIGLRNLDMILGLENRIVYDVIDVMEGNCKLAQALIQDKRTPNLHFLPASQSKDKNILDKSKVQNLIEELKKSFDYILLDSPAGIEGGFEHSIFWADRVLVVVTPEVSSVRDSDRVIGLINAKSHKASEGIKIPLHLIINRIKPELVESGKMISTQDVLKTLAIELIGLVPEDDKVVTATNKGEPVIYDKNSISGECYKRIVARVLGDEVEFVEFKSNGGFLKALGKIFNK; translated from the coding sequence ATGTCTGAAGTTATAACGATTACTTCTGGTAAGGGAGGTGTGGGCAAATCCACAGCTACGGCAAATATCGCTGTGGGGCTTGCCCAGATGGGGCAAAAAGTCGTGGCAGTGGATTTTGACATAGGCTTGCGAAACTTGGATATGATTTTGGGGCTAGAAAACCGCATAGTCTATGATGTCATCGATGTTATGGAGGGGAATTGCAAACTTGCCCAAGCCCTTATACAAGACAAAAGAACGCCAAATCTACACTTCCTCCCTGCAAGCCAAAGCAAAGACAAAAATATCCTAGATAAATCAAAAGTCCAAAACCTCATAGAAGAGCTAAAAAAAAGTTTTGATTATATTTTGCTTGATTCTCCTGCGGGGATAGAGGGAGGGTTTGAGCATTCGATTTTTTGGGCAGATAGGGTGCTAGTGGTCGTTACACCTGAAGTAAGTTCGGTGCGTGATAGCGATAGAGTTATCGGGCTTATCAATGCCAAGTCCCACAAAGCAAGCGAGGGGATAAAAATCCCACTTCATCTAATCATCAACCGCATAAAGCCCGAGCTAGTAGAATCTGGCAAAATGATAAGCACACAAGATGTGCTGAAAACCCTTGCTATTGAGCTTATCGGGCTTGTGCCTGAAGATGACAAAGTCGTAACAGCGACAAACAAAGGCGAGCCTGTGATTTATGACAAAAACAGCATAAGTGGCGAGTGCTACAAGCGTATCGTAGCTAGGGTGCTAGGCGATGAGGTGGAGTTTGTGGAGTTTAAGTCTAATGGCGGCTTTCTAAAAGCACTCGGCAAGATTTTCAACAAGTAA
- a CDS encoding coproporphyrinogen III oxidase family protein: MLRHSLFAKNPTKTLIQSLATRYASHSMQSALKRSFKVRLGQSEILPNGKPTMLYIHIPFCHTFCPYCSFHKYLYDENLAAAYFQALRAELHTIKDKGFDFDTLVVGGGTTLINESELLKTLELCKKLFSIKEISCESDPSHIERAQLERFRGLITRLSCGVQSFDDEILHKIGRYEKFGSSAILQEKLAKACGILPTLSIDLIFNFPNQTKEQLLRDIAIAKSIGAQQITTYPLMRSNLTKSKIESALGGAMQDNELEFYRIICAEFSDYKRNNAWGFSKVLDCEGNHSENLVGNHGENSEENRAKNCGESFCGGENSGQNQATQASTLNDEYVSANHQYLGAGSGAFSFIGGRLFVNAFNLKDYCESVAKKRNANIAYTDFARVDILRYLFLCEIFSGRLDIEEFNVSNECDLERDLRLEIAGLKACGAIRVERDFDKRRDKGDNSAGENLDFKRILRCTEFGHYVCVVLMKEFYAGMDLVRAVFRDEAKLGLASKEYLKERAKGEKTKEQILDIMRYAKEC, from the coding sequence TTGCTAAGACACTCTCTTTTTGCAAAAAATCCCACAAAAACCCTCATTCAATCCCTTGCTACGCGCTATGCAAGCCACTCTATGCAAAGCGCGCTAAAGCGGAGCTTCAAAGTGCGACTAGGGCAGAGCGAAATCTTGCCAAATGGCAAGCCCACAATGCTGTATATCCATATCCCCTTTTGCCACACATTTTGCCCGTATTGTAGCTTCCACAAATACCTTTATGATGAGAATCTAGCCGCCGCGTATTTTCAAGCCCTGCGAGCAGAGCTACACACTATCAAAGACAAGGGCTTTGATTTTGACACGCTTGTGGTGGGTGGCGGGACGACACTCATCAATGAAAGCGAGCTATTAAAGACTTTGGAGCTGTGTAAAAAGCTCTTTAGTATCAAAGAAATCTCGTGTGAGAGCGACCCTAGCCACATTGAGAGGGCGCAATTAGAGCGATTTAGGGGGCTTATCACGCGCCTTAGCTGTGGGGTGCAGAGCTTTGATGATGAGATTTTGCACAAAATCGGGCGGTATGAGAAATTTGGCTCAAGTGCGATTCTCCAAGAGAAGCTAGCAAAGGCGTGCGGGATTTTGCCTACGCTTAGCATTGATTTGATTTTCAATTTCCCAAACCAAACCAAAGAGCAGCTTTTGCGCGACATAGCTATCGCAAAATCTATCGGTGCACAGCAAATTACTACCTACCCGCTTATGCGCTCAAACCTCACCAAATCAAAGATAGAGAGTGCGCTAGGCGGGGCTATGCAGGATAATGAATTGGAGTTTTATAGAATCATTTGCGCAGAGTTTAGCGACTATAAACGCAACAATGCGTGGGGGTTTTCTAAGGTTTTGGATTGTGAGGGGAATCATAGTGAAAATCTTGTGGGGAATCACGGGGAAAATAGCGAGGAAAATCGTGCAAAAAATTGTGGCGAAAGTTTTTGTGGCGGGGAAAATAGTGGGCAAAATCAAGCGACACAAGCAAGCACGCTCAATGATGAATATGTCAGTGCCAATCATCAGTATTTGGGCGCGGGAAGTGGGGCGTTTAGCTTCATCGGCGGGAGGCTTTTTGTCAATGCGTTTAACCTCAAAGACTACTGCGAGAGCGTGGCTAAGAAGCGCAATGCAAATATCGCTTATACGGATTTTGCGAGAGTGGATATTTTGCGCTATTTGTTTTTGTGCGAGATTTTTTCAGGCAGACTTGATATAGAGGAGTTTAATGTGAGCAATGAATGCGATTTGGAGAGGGATTTGCGCTTGGAGATAGCGGGGCTAAAGGCGTGTGGCGCGATAAGGGTGGAAAGGGATTTTGATAAAAGGCGTGATAAGGGGGATAATAGCGCGGGAGAGAATCTAGATTTTAAAAGGATACTGCGGTGCACGGAGTTTGGGCACTATGTATGCGTGGTGCTGATGAAAGAATTTTACGCGGGAATGGACTTGGTAAGGGCGGTATTTCGCGATGAGGCAAAGCTAGGGCTTGCCTCTAAGGAATATCTAAAGGAGCGTGCAAAAGGAGAAAAAACAAAGGAGCAAATCCTAGATATTATGCGCTATGCAAAGGAGTGCTAA
- a CDS encoding 2-hydroxymuconate tautomerase family protein encodes MPFVNIRITKEKGEPTKEQKAQLIRGVTNLLSEVLGKNKSSTVVIIDEISTDDYGLGGKPITQVRKEQAKAQGKSQAKKLK; translated from the coding sequence ATGCCATTTGTCAATATCCGTATAACCAAAGAAAAAGGCGAGCCCACAAAAGAGCAAAAAGCACAACTGATAAGGGGCGTAACAAACCTGCTTAGCGAAGTGCTAGGCAAAAACAAATCTAGCACCGTAGTCATCATCGATGAAATCAGCACCGATGACTACGGGCTAGGGGGCAAGCCTATCACGCAAGTGCGCAAAGAGCAGGCAAAAGCGCAGGGCAAATCCCAAGCCAAAAAACTAAAATGA
- the minE gene encoding cell division topological specificity factor MinE, which produces MGILNYFVKKDNSARVATDRLQLILAHERTAKIPYMEQMKQEILAVVKKYTNTDNISIKADSNQDISTLEVEIILDNTK; this is translated from the coding sequence ATGGGTATCCTAAACTACTTTGTCAAAAAAGATAATAGCGCGAGAGTCGCCACAGACAGATTACAGCTAATCCTCGCCCACGAGCGCACTGCCAAAATCCCATATATGGAGCAAATGAAGCAAGAGATTTTAGCAGTGGTAAAAAAATACACCAACACAGATAATATCTCCATAAAAGCAGATTCTAATCAAGACATAAGCACACTTGAAGTAGAAATCATTTTGGATAACACAAAATAG
- the recO gene encoding recombination protein RecO, which produces MQGYILHTQRQKGEDLIVRILTESKIKTLYRFYGARHSLVHIGHRIDFVQESNGVFLPKLRSVMHLGFGWERELERVYVWQRFIGLLDRHLRDIYEVERFYMEVLDEAARKLLKQNPMRVMIEAYSQILSKEGRKPSQASNNSECFLCGEALGEDIALARSFMAAHRHCARGLHTQMGKIKDFLSTGDSLRLNDDEVRSLYEVLLLGF; this is translated from the coding sequence GTGCAAGGCTATATTTTGCATACCCAAAGGCAAAAAGGCGAGGACTTAATCGTCCGCATACTGACAGAATCAAAAATCAAAACCCTATATCGATTCTATGGTGCTAGGCATTCGCTCGTGCATATCGGGCACAGAATCGACTTTGTCCAAGAGAGCAATGGAGTGTTTTTGCCAAAACTTCGTAGCGTTATGCACTTAGGATTTGGCTGGGAGAGGGAGCTAGAGAGAGTGTATGTGTGGCAGAGATTTATCGGGCTACTTGATAGGCATTTGCGCGATATTTATGAGGTTGAGAGGTTTTATATGGAGGTTTTGGACGAGGCAGCTCGCAAACTCCTAAAGCAAAATCCTATGCGCGTGATGATAGAAGCATATAGTCAAATCCTCTCAAAAGAGGGACGAAAGCCAAGCCAAGCAAGCAACAATAGCGAGTGCTTTTTGTGCGGGGAGGCACTAGGCGAGGATATAGCACTTGCAAGGTCGTTTATGGCAGCGCATAGGCATTGTGCTCGTGGGCTGCACACACAGATGGGCAAAATAAAAGATTTCCTAAGCACAGGCGATAGCTTAAGGCTAAATGATGATGAGGTGCGCTCTTTGTATGAAGTGCTTTTGCTTGGATTTTAG
- the msrA gene encoding peptide-methionine (S)-S-oxide reductase MsrA, with protein sequence MQIYLAGGCFWGVQAYFDLLRGVESTRVGYANAQERALSNLSYEVVCSGLSGAVEAVEITFDEEVLPLEEVLARFFSIIDPVSVDRQGNDIGSQYRSGIYARDLHILDVASEFITRRVIPKVAPKVALHTSKQIATEVLPLRNFTPAESYHQKYLANNPNGYCHIDISKALEPIES encoded by the coding sequence ATGCAAATCTATCTAGCGGGTGGGTGCTTTTGGGGTGTGCAGGCGTATTTTGACTTACTGCGTGGCGTGGAGAGCACGCGCGTGGGCTATGCAAACGCGCAGGAGCGCGCGCTTAGTAATCTAAGCTATGAAGTGGTGTGTAGCGGGCTAAGTGGCGCGGTGGAAGCAGTAGAGATTACCTTTGATGAGGAGGTGCTACCGCTTGAGGAGGTGCTTGCGCGGTTTTTTAGTATCATAGACCCTGTGAGTGTCGATAGGCAGGGAAATGACATAGGTAGCCAATACCGCAGCGGAATCTATGCGCGAGATTTGCACATTCTTGATGTGGCAAGCGAGTTTATCACGCGCCGTGTTATTCCAAAAGTCGCGCCCAAAGTCGCGCTACACACTTCTAAGCAAATCGCCACCGAAGTCCTGCCCCTGCGCAACTTCACTCCCGCAGAATCCTACCACCAAAAATACCTAGCTAACAATCCAAATGGCTACTGTCATATTGATATTTCTAAAGCCCTAGAGCCAATAGAATCATAA
- a CDS encoding glycosyltransferase family 2 protein, whose translation MIVPIYNVETYLKECLDSIQAQTYENFIAIMVDDCSTDSSAKIAGQYAKNDKRFILVKKQVNEGLGMARNTGLDYLFNTLKPNNSDYIGFVDSDDVIALDYFANLIYCLESHAKQGIMVAKSFNVYRFKHEDYKSDIFAYRRWKSRGGITRKGSKIEACRALYRAKFLKILRYPPVRLCEDITFGNIVNALADKVAYTRTARYFYRQRAGSLMKNYAYHYDEQFANFAYMLEHFVKFDLLRRHKIDISLVQNMPEGAEDKHFAKLKNLIASYNFDEDILRFNPRLKAILECRDYKEFCAKIDRLKPISQRVKHYFRIDIRASRIYIKLFGKVLCDKRFR comes from the coding sequence ATCATAGTCCCCATTTACAATGTAGAAACATACCTTAAGGAATGTTTGGATTCTATCCAAGCACAGACTTATGAGAATTTTATAGCCATTATGGTAGATGATTGTAGCACAGATAGTTCCGCTAAAATCGCGGGGCAATATGCCAAAAATGATAAGCGATTTATCTTAGTCAAAAAGCAGGTTAATGAGGGGCTAGGAATGGCGCGAAACACGGGGCTAGATTATCTCTTTAATACTCTAAAACCCAACAATAGCGATTATATCGGTTTTGTGGATAGTGATGATGTGATTGCGCTAGATTATTTTGCAAATCTCATCTATTGTTTAGAATCACACGCCAAGCAGGGCATTATGGTGGCAAAAAGTTTTAATGTTTATCGCTTTAAGCACGAGGATTATAAAAGCGATATTTTTGCTTACCGCAGGTGGAAATCTAGGGGCGGAATCACGCGCAAAGGTAGCAAGATAGAAGCGTGTAGGGCATTATATCGTGCAAAGTTTTTAAAAATCTTGCGTTATCCACCTGTGCGACTTTGCGAAGATATAACATTTGGCAATATCGTAAATGCACTAGCGGACAAAGTCGCCTATACTCGCACGGCTAGGTATTTTTATCGTCAAAGGGCAGGCTCTTTAATGAAAAATTATGCCTACCATTATGATGAGCAGTTTGCAAATTTTGCCTATATGCTAGAGCATTTTGTCAAATTTGACTTATTAAGGAGGCATAAAATTGATATTTCTTTGGTGCAAAATATGCCAGAGGGAGCAGAGGATAAGCATTTTGCAAAACTAAAAAATCTCATAGCTTCATATAATTTTGATGAGGATATTTTGCGTTTTAATCCACGATTAAAAGCGATTTTAGAGTGTAGGGATTATAAAGAGTTTTGCGCAAAAATTGATAGGCTTAAACCCATATCACAGCGCGTAAAGCACTACTTTAGAATCGACATTAGGGCTAGCAGAATCTACATAAAACTTTTTGGCAAAGTGCTTTGTGATAAAAGATTTCGCTAG
- the dprA gene encoding DNA-processing protein DprA, with product MQSHFSSCELDRIPKELLGLKSPPKRLFFTGDTSLLDISPKIAIIGTRKPNQYTQIQTTNLAKSISQAGGVVVSGGALGVDIIAHSAALPRTIMISPSSLDTIYPASNSKTIFQIATNGLILSEYENNKTPQKYDFLHRNRLVIALSDIVIIPQADKASGSLYSASLALKSKKPLFVLSHRIGESLGTQDLLLEAKAEAIFSIEAFLQKIGLQEPILDSASGDYAEILDFCKGSPSFEEAYLRYGEEILALELEGKITRTNGRVVVQ from the coding sequence ATGCAAAGTCATTTTTCTAGCTGTGAGCTAGATAGGATTCCAAAGGAACTTCTTGGGCTAAAATCCCCACCTAAAAGGCTTTTTTTCACAGGCGATACAAGCCTACTAGATATTTCTCCAAAAATCGCTATCATCGGCACTAGGAAGCCAAACCAATACACCCAAATCCAAACCACAAATCTAGCAAAATCTATCAGCCAAGCAGGTGGTGTGGTGGTAAGTGGGGGGGCTTTGGGCGTGGATATTATCGCTCATAGTGCCGCACTTCCCCGCACGATTATGATTTCCCCATCTAGCCTTGATACTATTTACCCTGCAAGCAACTCAAAAACAATCTTTCAAATCGCCACAAATGGGCTAATCCTAAGCGAATACGAAAACAACAAAACCCCACAAAAATATGATTTTCTCCACCGAAATCGACTAGTCATCGCCCTAAGCGACATAGTGATAATCCCCCAAGCCGACAAAGCAAGTGGCTCTCTCTACTCCGCTAGTCTAGCCCTAAAATCCAAAAAGCCCCTTTTTGTCCTATCCCATCGTATAGGCGAGTCGCTAGGGACACAGGATTTATTACTAGAGGCAAAAGCAGAGGCGATTTTTAGCATAGAAGCATTTTTGCAAAAAATAGGGCTACAAGAACCTATCTTAGATTCTGCTAGCGGGGATTATGCAGAGATTTTAGATTTTTGCAAGGGGAGCCCTAGCTTTGAAGAGGCGTATTTGCGCTATGGAGAGGAGATTTTAGCTCTTGAGCTAGAGGGGAAAATTACCCGCACAAATGGACGCGTGGTGGTGCAATGA